aaacatatcactgtggtggcttgcttacagtttcagaggttccgtctgtcaccaccatggcagggagcatggaggcatgcaggcagacatggtgctggagctgagagtgctatcatcttgcaggcaacaggaagttgactgtcacactgagggaagcttgagaagagacctcaaagcccgcccccacagtgacacacttcctccaataagaccacatctactccaacaaagccacacctcctaatagtgccgttccccttgggggccattttctttcaaaccaccacagtgtgtatgtgtgcctagtGTCaggggaggccaggagaggacatctcatcccctagaactggagtgacagTTGGCGGTGAgtcacagtgtgggtgctgggaaccgaactcttgtTAGGTCTGCAAGagtagcaggtgctcttaaccttggaACCATGTCACCGGCCCCCCCAAAGTTACCTTGAATAATGGCCTATGAAATTCCTCTTTGGTTGCTAGTAGAGTTATGTCTTCTTATAGAAACCATACCCAGTATAACaattttttgaattattttttttttaccacaggcaaaacacatatgacattaaaaacaaaaggaagtaagTGTACACCGGATTTTAAAAAGCATCCTTAAAGATATTCTAAATTGATGGCTTCTTGATTCATGTACCAAAAGGCTGTGACTTTTGAACAGAAACGTGGCAAAAGAAAACAACCTATTGTGGTATTGATACATTCCACAGTTCAGCACTGCATTACAACGCTCTTTTACACACTGAGTTGGGAACGAAATAACTGAAAGCTAATAGTTCCAGGGGTCAAATGGCatggagttttgttgttgttgttttgttttgttttaatattattaattcCCTCCTTCATTCAAACATTCAAGCATGAACTCTAGAATGGGTACtttctgaaagaaagaagaatcgGGCTTGAGAGAGGTCAGTCGATCCttagaacccacattaaaaaaaaaaaaatgtccagcaCTAGGCAGACAGGCACTGGGATCCCTTGGGTTTCACAGCTTCCTCTTTGACACCCGAGGAAGGACAGCTGCATGCGCAGGCACCTGtatacaggcatgcacacagacacatggaaaaTTGAAAGAGCTGGAGCAGCCTTTTGGAACTACATGCATAGTTAGTGTTGCTGAATACTCGGCAGGAAAACAACTGATGTCTCACCTAAAAGGCGCGTGACACAACTGGCCCTTGGCAGTGAGTGGGGCTCCCACAGCCAGGTCTTCGCATGGGATTCCTGAGTCCCCGGGAACAGAAAGCGTTCTGCACTTGAGAGGGTGACTTCCAGTTCCCACAAGTGTACTACAGGGATAAAGGTTAAAGGCCTGTTTCTGACTGCCAACGCCACAGGAACTCAATCAAACGGACTAAAACCAGGTCTGAGTTCTGCAGAGAACTGGCGGCTGGTAACACCGTCCACTGcatctctgttttttgttgtttgttattctgagacggggtttctttgtgtaacagttctggctgtcctggatcttgatctgtagaccaggttggcctcgaattcagagatctgactgcttccgcctcccgaatgctggaatttaaggcgtgcgcTACTGCCGCCCTGGCTCCACCGCACCTCTTTGTCCACAGGATATTCAGCAATCAAAAGCTTTCTGATGCTTCCGTTTTCTCCGCTCCCTCCTACTTCTGCCCTATGCACCGTGAGTTGCCTGTTTCTCTATGTCCTACTAATTCTATTTTCTTGGTTATTGAGCACACAGGTTCACCTGTATGTGatgtaaaagaaaattaagttttcatGTTCCTATACTCATCGATTCTTTTGTGGGTATATTCCCTGTCTGGCAAACTCTTATTGCTTGGCATAGAAGGACACATACAGTGATGTGAATACTACTGCAAcagtaaaaaaaccaaaaataaaaaggtcTAACCATATAAAATTTGTTGCTATTAAGTATAAACACCATTCACTTGTGGAGTAGATTTTACACCAGTGATTTTCCATTTATAAACTAGGCATTTTAAGAGCTGAGTATCggaactggagaaatgactccagGATTATGAAGAGCATGTGCTACTCTTTTAGAGAACTCCAGTGCACTTTCCATGTCACGACCACCTGAAAGGCCAGCTCCACGTGATACAACacctccctctggcctctgctgacaccagacatgcacaaagtatacatatgtgcatgcaaaacACCTATTTACAAAAAGGCTAAATCTACTCATTCTATTATTTTGAATCACAGGTGGACAACTAGTTATAACTAATTTAGgtctaaaaaatgaataaataagccaggggtggtggtatatgcctgtattCCCAGAATGCAGAAAGCCAGCATAGCAAGACCATGAGTTAAAAGCCATATTGGactatgcagtgagaccctgcctcaatttACAGAAACAGTATAAAACAAGTTTAATATCTCTTGTCTGAGATTCTAAGTCAAGGATGTGGAAATGAAATAACACAGAGAATAGTAAGATTCTAAAGCAGAGAAGAATACAGAATGCCAAGAAAGATCACAAATGATTTTAATACTCAGGTGTAGTTCAAACGTTTTACATAATAAAACGGTCTCCGTAGACTGTTCAGTTACTTTTTATTAACTGCCTCCAGGAACCTCAGCAGGTGCAGGAACAGATTGATGATGTCCAAGTAGAGACTGATGGCAGCTAGTACATACTCTTCAGGAGACAGTCTGTGCATCAGCGAGTGGGTATCATAGATGATGAATCCACAGAAAAGAAGGGCGCCCAGAGAAGACAAGAAGAGCTCCAAGGTTTCACTATAGAAAAAAACCTACAAGCAAGGAAGTAAAGAAACATGTTCACACTTAGGGTCGCGGTGGACCTACTTCAGTTCCTTTTCATAGCATCTACCTCTACCTGCTTCTGTGACCATGGCACACAACACTGAGGTATGGATGTTACAGGCAGAAAGGCGGAAGACAGATCTCAGGTCACATTTGTTTCACAGACCTATGTTTGGATAAGTAGATAGCTTTCTTTCAATTAAGTTAACTACCTGACTTTGAATAGCAGCATTCTAAACATAaactgttatttgtttgtttgttcgttcgttcgttcattcattcattcattcattcattcattcattcatgtgtagTTTtgatggctgtcctgaaactcactctgtagcccaggctggcctggaactcacagagatctgcctggctctacctcccaagtgctgggaataaaggcgtgtgccaccgcccggccataaattgtttttaaatgttactttttttcctttgtttttcaagacagggtttctctgtgtaacagccctggctgtcctgaaactcactctgtagaccaagctgacttcaaactcacagagatccgctgcctctgcctcctgagcgctgggattaaaggtgtgagccaccacgccctgctaaaatgttactttttacGAACTAAGATTTTTatgacatttacttatttattgagacTGTGCTCACCACACCACAGCAAGCACACaagaatgtggaggtcagaggataacttgccaGGGTCGGTCCCCCTTCCACGGTGTGGGTgtcagggactgaattcaggccATCAGGGCCTATCGGCCCTTTACTCTCATCAGCACCCCCCCTCTGAATTAAATGTGCTGCTGAGAGGGTGGCAGCTATAATAAGGGCCGTTTTGGGTGCAATTTCACTTTCATCTTTTCCTCAATCCGTAATAATGATTAATAGAAGACCATGATTTTGACTGAAATTATCCTATAAATCCTATAATGTAGAAAGTGTCCTCTATAAACAACTCTCCAGGAATTTTAGTTGACTTATGTTGATGTAGGCAGAATTATATTCAAGTTAACTGTTCAAAAACAACTCACCTTCAAGAATCCTGCCAAGCACAAAATCCACAAAACAGCAAacagcctagaaaaaaaaaaaatcaaaattttaagttTACAATACTGTTCCCTACGAAAACACtttttttgtaaagttttttatttttttattttatgtgtatgagtgtcttgcctgtatgtatgtatatgtaccagcTGCCTGCTTGAGACTTgaaaagaggtcagaagagggcatcagggcCGCTGGAACTGATATTAGGGATTGTGGTAGTTAGGACTGATCCCCATaaactcacagggagtggcactgtttgcaggtgtggctttgttggagtgggcgtgaccttgttggaggaagtgtgtcactgtaggggtgggctttgaggtctcatatatgcccaaggCGTGCCTAGtgcctcagaccacttcctgttgcccacaAGATGtagtagaactctcagttacttctccggCATCTGCCTGAATGCCACGTGTCCCACCACGATGAAAGTGGACTACAAccctgaactgtaagtgagccaccccgattaaatgttttcctttataagagtggccgtggtcatggtgtctcttcacagcaatagaaactaagacagaagttggttccAGGGACTAGGGTATtactgtgacaggcctgaccatgtttttgtttgaaggaatatgggaCCTTGGTTGGGACTacggattagaaaagcagttgaatgctttaactCTGCTCATAGGCCAtcctagtagaagcatggaagacagggGTGCTGAGTATGATTTCatgaactctgagtttgaggccagcctggtctatagaacaagttaaAGGACAGCCACACTTAGACAGTACTAGTAACAACcaaaaccagaaagctggtgaagatgtaagtgaacaagggagccatgttccaaccccagcaagcagcagaacttggcagttttggccacatggttctgactttagagttaCGGATGGAAGAAAGGGTTATGGAATTTGCATCCACATCTAAGgaaagcctctgaggccaggcatgtgtctcgggtgtccctgaatggaggcctagagaggccattgtgtgaagctttgaagttgaaacctggattgccttggagaccccacgATGTTAAAGATACCAGCcgtgtgggatacctgctgaggaaagctgctaacagggagtggaaccagcccaacaGAGAGAAGTAtcctgcagtcaacaaagctgaatggagttagAGAGCTGAAgtgtgttttgacatcagacatggagctgcagagGTTGGAGTTTGcacagctggttttcagtcttgctttggtccagcatttcctcactctgctcccttccctacattttggaatggtaatatatatcctgtgcagtatatgttggaagtatgtggtctatttgttatttttattttacaggcaattatagttaagagattgcatgaatctcagaagagactgtgaactttagacttttaaacattgctgagactgtgatagactttGTGGTACGGTGTATCAGACAGTTGAGAAAATCAAACTTGAGGAAGCATATAAGACAAGACTTACTACTTACCCTGCTCCAAACTTGCTGAAATCTCTCTTTGACTGTAGAGTATAGGCAGTCAAGCCAAGGAAGACTGCAGTAGTCAGTATAAAAGCTTGCAGAACCACGTACACATTATAGAAAGTAACTGCAGAAATAAAGCTGATTAAAACATGCACAGACAGCCAATACTAAACAGCCTTGCCTAGACTGACAAAAGTGTTCTTAcactttagttttttaaaatgttttcattgcatatattgattttatataaacataataatgggtttcattgcaGCATTTTCATAGATGTTCACAAAGGATTTAATCATCTCCACTCCACTACTCTCTTGTCCC
This is a stretch of genomic DNA from Peromyscus leucopus breed LL Stock chromosome 18, UCI_PerLeu_2.1, whole genome shotgun sequence. It encodes these proteins:
- the Tmbim4 gene encoding protein lifeguard 4 translates to MADSDPRYPRSSIEDDFNYGSCVASASVHIRMAFLRKVYSILSLQVLLTTVTSALFLYFESVRTFVHESPALILVFALGSLGLIFALTLHRHTHPLNLYLLFAFTLLEALTVAVAVTFYNVYVVLQAFILTTAVFLGLTAYTLQSKRDFSKFGAGLFAVLWILCLAGFLKVFFYSETLELFLSSLGALLFCGFIIYDTHSLMHRLSPEEYVLAAISLYLDIINLFLHLLRFLEAVNKK